The genomic DNA CGCGGGGTTCTCCGGCGGCGAGAAGAAGCAGAACGAGGTCCTGCAGGCAGCCATCCTGGAGCCGTCCATCGCGGTGCTGGACGAGATCGACTCCGGACTGGACATCGACCGCCTCCAGGACGTCTCGAAGGGGATCAACGCGCTCCGTGACGAGCAGGGCACCGGCATCCTGCAGATCACCCACTACCAGCGCATCCTCGACTACGTCGAGCCCGACCACGTCCACATCATGCTGGACGGACAGGTCGTCAAGAGCGGCGACGCCTCCCTGGCCGAGCAGCTCGAGGACGAGGGCTACGACTGGGTCCGCGAGGAAGTATTCGAGACGGCGTAACTTCGGATGGTTACGCACAGGCTAATGAGTACACAGACGTAAACGACAGACACACCGAAATCATGAGTTCAGATCAAGACCACCTGAAGGAGACGGACACCGAGGCCCGCTTCGAGTTCAAGAAGGAGGAGGCCTCGGCGTTCAAATCCGAGAAGGGCCTGACCGAGGAGACCATCCGCGTCATCTCGGAGGACAAGGACGAGCCCGAGTGGATGCTGGAGCGGCGCCTGCGTGCGCTGCGCCAGTTCCAGGAGATGCCGATGCCGACCGACTGGCCCGGCCAGCCAGACCTCTCGGAGGTCGACATCGACGAGATCGTCCCGTACATCCGCCCCGACATCGACACGCGCGGCGGCGTCGACGACTGGGAGGACCTCCCCGAGGACATCAAGGACACGTTCGACAAGCTGGGCATCCCGGAGGCCGAGAAGAACGCGCTCTCCGGTGTCGGCGCCCAGTACGAGTCCGAGATCGTCTACCAGAACATGCAGGAGCGCTGGGAGGAGAAGGGTGTCATCTTCATGGACATGGACCGCGCGGTCCAGGAGCACCCCGAGATCGTCAAGGAGCACTTCATGACGAAGTGCGTGCCGCCGAGCGACAACAAGTTCGCCGCGCTCCACGGCGCCATCTGGTCCGGCGGCTCGTTCGTCTACGTCCCCGAGGACACGACGGTCAACATGCCGGTCCAGGCGTACTTCCGGATGAACTCGGAGGGGATGGGCCAGTTCGAGCACACGCTCATCATCGCCGAGGAGAACTCCGAGGTCCACTACATCGAGGGCTGCTCGGCCCCGAAGTACTCCTCGTTCAACCTCCACAGCGGGGGCGTCGAGGTGTTCGTCAACGAGGGCGCCCACGTCCAGTACTCGACCGTCCAGAACTGGTCGAAGAACACGTACAACCTGAACACGAAGCGCGCCATCGCCGAGAAGGACGCCACGATGGAGTGGGTCTCCGGCTCGATGGGCTCGAAGGCGACGATGCTGTACCCGTCGACCATCCTCAAGGGTCCCGGCGCGACGGACAACCACATCACCATCGCGTTCGCGGGCGAGGGGCAGGACATCGACACCGGCGCGAAGGTCTACCACAACGCGCCGAACACGAAGTCCACCATCGAGTCCAAATCCATCGCGAAGGACGGCGGCCGCACCAACTACCGCGGCCTCGTCCACATCTCGGACGGCGCGGAGAACTCCAGCACGAGCGTGGAGTGTGACGCGCTGATGTTCGACAACGAGTCCACCTCGGACACGATGCCGTACATGGAGATCGAGGAGTCGAAGGTGGACGTGGCCCACGAGGCGACGGTCGGCAAGATCGGCGACGAGGACGTGTTCTACCTCCAGTCGCGTGGCCTCGACGACGACGACGCCAAGCAGATGATCGTCGCCGGCTTCATCGAGCCCATCACGGAGGAACTGCCCATCGAGTACGCGGTCGAACTCAACCGCCTCATCGAGCTCGAGATGGAGGGGTCGCTGGGCTAAGATGTCGGTGCAACTCGAGACCATCAGCGAGGAGACGGTCCGACAGCTGAGCGAGGAGCGCGACGAGCCCGAGTGGCTCCTCGAGCAGCGGCTCGACGCCCTGGAGGCGCTCGACGACCTGCCGTTCCCGGACGTCATCCAGACACCCGGCCGCAAGTGGACGGACCTGGCAGACCTCGACTACGAGTCGATGGTCGATCCGTTCTCCCAGACCGAGGAGAAGGAGTGGGAGGCCGACGAGGGCATCGACGTCCTCCCGTTCCACGAGGCCGTCGAGGCCGAGGAGTCCCTGGTTCGGGACGCCTTCGGCTCCGTCGTCGACCCGGAGACGAACTACCTGACCGCGCTGTCGACGGCGCTGTTCACCACGGGGACGGTCATCTACGTTCCGGAGGGCGTCGACGCCGAGGACGTGACCATCCGGACGACGATGAACGGCCGGTCGCTGTTCAACTACACCCTGGTCGTCACCGAGAAATCGTCGTCGGTGACCATCCTGGAGCGCCAGGAGACGGGCGAGGACCTCGACGGGTCGCGCTACTACTCCGGGCTGACCGAGATCGTCGGCGGCGAGAACGCCTACGTCCAGTACGGCAGCCTGCAGGACCTCGACCAGACGACGTACAACTACCAGCTGAAGGAGGCCGAGGTCGACACCTACGGCACGGTCGACTTCATCGACGTGAACATCGGCTCGCGCCTGACGAAGGCCTCCGTCGAGACGCACCTGAACGGTGACTCCTCGGAGACGAAGATGGTCGGGGCCTTCTACGGCCACGACGACCAGCACTTCGACATCGACGCACGCGTCTGGCACAACGCCGAGCACACGACCGCCGACCTCGTCACGCGCGGGGTCATCGACGACCGCGCGCGCTCGGTGTACGAGGGCGTCCAGAACGTCGGCCGCGAGGCCTGGGACACCAGTAGCTACCAGCGCGAGAACACGCTGATGCTGAGCGACGAGTCCGAGGCCGACGCCTCGCCGAAGCTCATCATCAACAACCACGACACCGAGGCCAGCCACTCCGCGACGGTCGGACAGGTCGACCAGCAGGACCTGTTCTACATGACCTCGCGCGGCGTGAACGAGCGTCTGGCGAAGAACATGCTCGTCGAGGGGTTCTACGTCCCCGTCCTCGAGGAGATCGAGGTCGAGGAACTCCGCGAGGAGCTCACCGAGCGGGTGCGCGAACGGCTCCGGCAGCGGGAGTAACAGCGGCTCCGGACAGCCCGCTTTCGACTGCGTTCTTGACGATTTTATATGTGCTCGACATATCACATTTACCCAGCACTCAGTAGACATATTCACTTCCCAGACGGTTTACGCGCGCCGAAGGCGCGCGTTTCACCGGCACGAGGCCGCGAAGCGGCCGAGTGCCGGCATTTTTTCTGAACGTTTTTTGCGACGAGCGGTACCCGCAGACCGGCGGCTTCGCCGCCGGTCAAGTGGCACCCGAGTCGTCAAAAAAGCTCTTAGAAGTCCGGCAGGTCCTCGGGCGGCTCGTAGTCCGCCTCCCAGTCGATGTACTCCTCCTTGAGGGTCTCGCAGACGATCTGGCCGAGCTCCGTGAGCCCGGCGTTGATCGCCGAGACGGTGCCCCAGGAGTCGAGTTCGGGGTGGAGGTCACGGACCTTCCAGTCCTCCGGCAGCCCGGGCGCGTGGTAGCCGACGCGGTCGGCGAAGTCGTCCCAGAAGAAGTCGAAGCGCGACGGCAGGTCGAGGTCGATCGCGATCTGCCAGTCGTCCTCGTCCATCTCGGCGTGCTCGGCCCACTCGGCGAACGCCTCCTCCCAGGCTCCGTCCTCGAGGAAGGCCTGGAGTTCCTCGCGGCGGTAGTCGTCGCCCTGGACCTCGGCGTCGTCGTAGTCGTCCGGGTCCAGGTTCGGCTCCAGTTCCGGCGGCGCCGGTGGCTCGACGTCGAGTCCCATGGCCGGGGGTTGGACGTGCCGGGCGATAAAGCCGCGGCCAGGGGGTGCGCCCACCGGCCCCGCCGGGGCCATCCGGATGACGCGTGTCTGACGAACGTTGAAGTAGGACGAGCGACGAAACATGGGCACGATGGGCAACAAGAACAAGACCATCTCGTTCAGGGTCAACGAGGAGTCGTTCGAGGCCCTGCAGAGCATCGCCGAGGAGCGCGACATCTCGCTCTCGGCGGTCTTCCGGGACTACGTCGAGATGCTCGTTGCCCACGACGGACAGGTCCAGGTCGTCCCCGAGCACCAGCTCGACGACTCGACCACCTCGCCAGCCGAGTCCTTCCCGCCGAAGGTCGAGGTGCCCAAATCGTTCGTCCGCGAGCACGAGCGCCTCGAACTCGAGTCCGAGCACCTCCGCGAGCAGCTCGACGAGTACAAGAAGTACGTCACGAAGCTCTCGCAGAAGCTCGAGGAGGAGGAGAGCGAGGAGGTCATCCACCTCGACGACCTCGATGCCGGCGAGGAAGAGGAGGAGCCGTCGTTCCGCCTCGGCTGACACGGCGTTCTCGGTTCTGGTTCTCCCGGACGCTCACTCGCCAGTGGCGTCCGTCTCCCCGGCGGTGCCGCTCGAACCCGTCCGGGCGCGGACGAGCGTCACCAGGTACGCCACGACGACGATGCCCACCGCCGGGGTGGCCACCGTGAGAAGCAGGCTCTCGGTGGCGAGCCACACACCCCCCGCGAGATACGGGTAACAGAGGAGCACGAGGATGTACCACTGTCGCCGTTCGATACGGTCGAGCTTCCGCTGGAGGGCCTCGTCCATACGCGGCGGTCTGCCGGGTGAGGCGCATAAATCTTCCTCCGGAAGCCGGTCCGCCGATGACTCTCGGGCGCTCGGAGGCCCGCCGCCGCGACCGGGTCAGTGCTCCAGCGACTCGGCGTATGCGAAGTCCGCCTCGCCGGCCGCCTCCTCGTGACCGTCGAGGGTGATACGCCACCCGTGGAGGACCGCCGGGTCCTCGAGCGCGTTCGTCAGGACGGTCCGCACGTCGAGCACGTCGACGCCGTAGAAGTCCCGGGGGACGCCATGGAGGTACTGGAGCGCCGTGCGGAAGAGACTCCGCATGCCGTCGTCGTCCTCGAAGTCGAAGTGCTTGTACGCGCCGGCGGCGACCTGCACCATCCCGTGGAGGAACTTGCTCTCGATGGAGCCGCGCCCGTAGTTGTACCACTCGTCCTCGAAGCAGTCGTGTGAGTCGTGGAACTCACCCGAATTGTAGAGACGCACCCCGTGTTCGGTCGCGCGCCGCAGGGTGGCGTGCTCCCAGCGGCCGTCATCGCGCCACCCCGCCGGGTCGCCGCGGGCCGGCGGCCCCACGGTCGGGTCGCGGGTGTGGTCGTCCATACGGTGTCGTTCCGCCGCGAGGGTCGTAACGCCGTCGGTCAGGCGGGGCGCAACGACCGCCCGGCCGCCAGCGTCGGACCAGTCCGGTCGCGCCCGGTCAGGCGCGCCGTCAGAAGACGTTCTCCCTGCAGAACGGACACCGGGTCCCGTTCACGCTCCGGTTGACCTGCGAATCACACTCTGGACAGCGACTGATGACCCCCCGAGATTCCATACCGGCCCATGAGACACCTGAGTTAAATATTTTGGCCACTCCGGTCGCGTCCGGGTGGCCGAAGATTCTTGCCATGTGCCCCGTAACCACGGCACATGGACGTTGACGCGGCGAGCGAGACGGTCGACTGCGAGCGATGCGGTGATGCCGTCGAGGTCGGCGTCCCCGGCGGTGAGCGGTGTGCGGACTGTGGCGCGTACTACTGTCACCTCTGCGTCGACGACCTCGCGAGCCAGCAGCTGCTGGACGAACCCGAGTGCCCGTCCTGCGAGGTCCGGCTGGTCGCCTGAGCCGGGGGCGGGGACGCCGGGCTCAGAGGTCGCGCGCGATGTCGCGGAGTCGGTTGACCCGCTCGGAGCGGTCCCTGATGTCCTCCGGGTCGCAGACATCGGCCAGGCGACTCGACCGGACGAGTTCCCGCAACGGCTCCAGTGACCGGTCCGGCACCTCCACGGATTCGAGGTAGGTTGCGGTCCGTTCGAGGTCGGCACTCGAGGGCCTGCGCCCACCGTCGGCGCCGCCCAGCCGCCACGCGAGGTCTCGCTCGTCGTCGCCCCCGCGCTCCGGGAGCGTCGCGCCGCCGGCGAGGACGAACGCCTTCGCCAGCAGGAACGGGACCACGTCGGGTTGCTCGTAGCCGAGGTCGTCGACCAGCAGCGAGACGACGCGGTCCGAGAGCTCGAGGCGGCGTCGGCTGTTCCCGACGGCGATCTCGAGGAGAAGGTCGTCGCGGGCCTCCGGCTCGGGGTCCCGGTAGAGGTGTGGCGGCTTGGTCATACGCCGACCAGGGGTGGCAGCGATTTCAGCGGCCCGATTCAGAGCGTGCGGCCAGCGCCGGCGGCCTCCGCAACGGTTTTGGCCGCCAGCACCGGATTCACCGCTGCGCGCGGGGGTAGCCAAGCCTGGAAACGGCGGCGGACTCAAGATCCGCTCCTGTAGAGGTCCACGGGTTCGAATCCCGTCCCCCGCACGTCCAACGTGCGGAAGGCCGCCTCGGAGCGGTCTTCCCCCGCATCACTCACACCTCCGCCAGCGACAGCCACCCAGGCCTGGAAACGGCGGCGGACGCAAGATCCGCTCCTGTAGAGTTCTCGTGAGTGTCGCCGGAGGCGACCGAACGAGAGCCCGGAAGTCGCAGGCCCGCGCAGCGAGCGAAGCGAGCGAGCAGGAACGCCTTCCGGTGGTCCACGGGTTCGAATCCCGTCCCCCGCACGTCCAACGTGCGGAAGGCCGCCTCGGAGCGGTCTTCCCCCGCATCACTCACACCTCCGCCAGCGACGAGCGGCGGCCACGTCCCGCGGAACGCCGGAGCTATGGGGCGCTCGCTCCACGCCCGGATGTGACCGACAAGTCGAGCGACGAGCAGGGGCTGTCCGGGCGGGCGCGGGCGGCCGACGCGGCGGCGCGGGCCGGCGCGGCGGTGGCCGCAGAGGCGTTCCGGACGGACATCGCGGTGGAGGCGAAGACGAACGCGACGGACTTCGTGACCGAGGCCGACCGGGACGCCCAGGCGGCCGTGGTCACGGCGCTCCGCGAGCGCGGGTTCGAGGGTCCGGTCGTGGGCGAGGAGGAGGCCGACGAGGTGGTCGACGCGGTGCCGGAGACGGGGCCGGCGTGGGTCGTCGACCCCATCGACGGGACCAACAACTTCGTCCGGGGGGTCCCGGTCTGGACGACCAGCGTCGCGGCCGTCGTCGACGGGGCGGCCGTCGCGGGGGCGAGCGCGGCCCCCATGCTGGAGGACGTCTTCGTCGCCGATGGGACCGCCGCGTGGCTCAACGACCAGCCCATGGCGGTGAGCGAGCGGACCGACCCCGCCGAGTTCGCCGTGGCGCCGACGCTGTGGTGGGGCCACGACCGGCGCGCGGAGTTCGCCGCCGCCTGCCGCGAGATCGTCGAGCGGTTCGACGACCTCCGGCGGTTCGGCACCGTCCAGTACAGCCTCGCCGCGGTGGCGATGGGAGCGCTCGAGGGTGCCATCACGAACGTCCGCGGGGCTCCGTGGGACACGGTGGCCGGCGCACACCTCGTCGAGCGGGCTGGCGGGACCGTCACGGACATCCACGGCGAGCCGTGGCGCCACGACGCACAGGGGCTGGTCGCCTCGAACGGCGAGGCCCACGACGAGGTGCTCGCGGCCGCCCGGGCCATCGAGGCCGAGCGCCCGGACTGACGGCGGACGCCAGGCCGACGCAGGGAGCCCGGGCCCGGTGGCCAGAAGCGCTATACGCTGCAGGGGTCGACTGGGGGGCATGCGAAGGCTGCCGGCCGTCGTCCTCGCGTGTTGCATCCTCCTCGCGACGGGCGGCGCTCCGGCGGCAGCGACAGTCTCGAACGCGTCCGACGTGGCCACAGGTGGTGCAGCGGCCACCGGCAACGCGGCTGCCGCGAGCCGGCCCGCCGACGGGACCGTACGCCACATCATCCGGCTGGCCGACCCCGGGTCCGTCGAGGTCGAACTCGGCGTGGGCGTCACGGAGCCGACCACCGAGTTCCGGGTCACGCTCCCCGCCGATGCCGAGGTGACCGCCACGGACGGGTTCGACCGGGTCGATACGAGTACCTACGAGTGGGACGGCCGGACCGACGGGCCCACGGTGACCTACCGGGCGCCGGTCAACCGGACGGTCGGCGACAGCATCCGGTTCGCCGCCACCGATGGCTGGGCGCTGGTCGACATGACGGACCTCGACGTCGCCTTCTCCTGGCGGAGCCTCGGCCCGACGAGCTACGACCGACGGTTCGCCGTCCCGGACGGCTACGGGGGCCGCTCGATGGCCTACCTCGGGGAGTACCGACTGGCGAACGCCTCGGCCGCCGGCCAGCAGTTCACCGTCGTCCACCCGACAGTCGTCTCGACGAACGCGAGCGCGGCGGCGTACGCGGAGACGCTGGCAGGGGTCGCCGACGACATCAGGGTCGGGGCTCGCGACCCGACAGTCACGGCGTTCATCGCGCCGCCGCCCATCGGCGCCGACGGCGGCGAGGGCGGTGTCGGCGGCCTGGCGACGAGCGCGGACATGTGGGTCGCCGCGGACGCGGCCACGATGGCTGGACCGGACGGGACGCGAGTGAGCGAGCCCATCTTCGTCCACGAGTACGTCCACACGCGGCAGAACTACAGCCTCGCGGCCGACATGGCCTGGTTCACGGAGTCGAGCGCGTTCTACTACATGACGGTGACACCCCACCAGCGCGGCACCATCACGGAGCGCCGCTTCGACCGCCGATTCCGGGTGGCCGACCGCTCCCGGGACGCCACCCTCACGGGGACGACGGCAGCGCAGTACCGCGCGTGGGCCACGAAGGGGCCCCGGACCCTGGCCGCACTCGACCGGCGCATCCGCACCGCGACGAACGGCTCGCGCAGCCTGCAGGACGTCTTCCGGCGGGTGAACGAACACGAGGGGAACGTCACGTACGCGGAGTTCCGGTCGATGGTCGCCGCGACCGCGGTCGAGCCCCAGGACGAGTGGCTCGACCGCCACGTCGACGGTCCGGCGCTCGCACCCAGGCCCGACCCGGACGCCTACCCCGGTCCGGGTGTGACCGTCGACCCGGGCGCCGCGGAGTGGCGTCGGGGCGACGAGTGGGTCTCGCTCTCCGAGACGCCGCTCCCAGCGGGCATCCCGCTGGAGGTTCGACATCCCGAGGCCGGCGTCGTCGTCCGACCGGCGGACGCGACGGCGGCCGTGAACGTCACCGGCGGTGACCCGGCCACCGTGCGGTTGCCCGCCGGGGAGGCCGGCCTGCGCGTCGAGACGTTCTACGGCCGGCAGCCGACGGTCCTCACCGTCACGACGAGCGAGGACGTGGACGGCGACGGTGTCACTAATGCCGCGGAACTGGAGCAGGGGAGCGACCCGTACGACGCGAGCAGTTCGACGGCGACGCCGGAACCGGGGCCGCTCGACGGGGGCGGAGACGGGGACGGGGCCGGGACCGACGAGGGGCCCGCCCTCGGTGACGGCCCCGGGTTCGGGCTCACCACCGCGCTGGCTGCGGGGGCCGCCCTCCTGACCTGGCTCGTCGGCCGCTCACGATGGCGAGACTGACGAAATAAATTCATATCGCAGAAATTCCCACTCTAATTTGCCATATAATTCAGAAATTTCTCCATTATAGAATATATCCCTCACGGGGTCGGCCCGGTCAGTCCAGCAGGCGGAACGCGAGCAGCGCCGGCACCGCGAAGCCGAAGGCGTTGAGCGCGCCGTGCCAGCGGATCATCGTGCCGATGCCGACCAGCGCCTCGGCCGGCCGGAACGCCGAGTAGCCGTAGGCCAGCGCGAGCGCCATGGAGGCGAACAGCGTACAGCAGGCGACCGCGAGCA from Haloglomus litoreum includes the following:
- the sufD gene encoding Fe-S cluster assembly protein SufD codes for the protein MSVQLETISEETVRQLSEERDEPEWLLEQRLDALEALDDLPFPDVIQTPGRKWTDLADLDYESMVDPFSQTEEKEWEADEGIDVLPFHEAVEAEESLVRDAFGSVVDPETNYLTALSTALFTTGTVIYVPEGVDAEDVTIRTTMNGRSLFNYTLVVTEKSSSVTILERQETGEDLDGSRYYSGLTEIVGGENAYVQYGSLQDLDQTTYNYQLKEAEVDTYGTVDFIDVNIGSRLTKASVETHLNGDSSETKMVGAFYGHDDQHFDIDARVWHNAEHTTADLVTRGVIDDRARSVYEGVQNVGREAWDTSSYQRENTLMLSDESEADASPKLIINNHDTEASHSATVGQVDQQDLFYMTSRGVNERLAKNMLVEGFYVPVLEEIEVEELREELTERVRERLRQRE
- a CDS encoding ribbon-helix-helix protein, CopG family, coding for MGNKNKTISFRVNEESFEALQSIAEERDISLSAVFRDYVEMLVAHDGQVQVVPEHQLDDSTTSPAESFPPKVEVPKSFVREHERLELESEHLREQLDEYKKYVTKLSQKLEEEESEEVIHLDDLDAGEEEEEPSFRLG
- a CDS encoding inositol monophosphatase family protein, whose product is MTDKSSDEQGLSGRARAADAAARAGAAVAAEAFRTDIAVEAKTNATDFVTEADRDAQAAVVTALRERGFEGPVVGEEEADEVVDAVPETGPAWVVDPIDGTNNFVRGVPVWTTSVAAVVDGAAVAGASAAPMLEDVFVADGTAAWLNDQPMAVSERTDPAEFAVAPTLWWGHDRRAEFAAACREIVERFDDLRRFGTVQYSLAAVAMGALEGAITNVRGAPWDTVAGAHLVERAGGTVTDIHGEPWRHDAQGLVASNGEAHDEVLAAARAIEAERPD
- a CDS encoding thrombospondin type 3 repeat-containing protein; the protein is MRRLPAVVLACCILLATGGAPAAATVSNASDVATGGAAATGNAAAASRPADGTVRHIIRLADPGSVEVELGVGVTEPTTEFRVTLPADAEVTATDGFDRVDTSTYEWDGRTDGPTVTYRAPVNRTVGDSIRFAATDGWALVDMTDLDVAFSWRSLGPTSYDRRFAVPDGYGGRSMAYLGEYRLANASAAGQQFTVVHPTVVSTNASAAAYAETLAGVADDIRVGARDPTVTAFIAPPPIGADGGEGGVGGLATSADMWVAADAATMAGPDGTRVSEPIFVHEYVHTRQNYSLAADMAWFTESSAFYYMTVTPHQRGTITERRFDRRFRVADRSRDATLTGTTAAQYRAWATKGPRTLAALDRRIRTATNGSRSLQDVFRRVNEHEGNVTYAEFRSMVAATAVEPQDEWLDRHVDGPALAPRPDPDAYPGPGVTVDPGAAEWRRGDEWVSLSETPLPAGIPLEVRHPEAGVVVRPADATAAVNVTGGDPATVRLPAGEAGLRVETFYGRQPTVLTVTTSEDVDGDGVTNAAELEQGSDPYDASSSTATPEPGPLDGGGDGDGAGTDEGPALGDGPGFGLTTALAAGAALLTWLVGRSRWRD
- a CDS encoding DUF309 domain-containing protein, with the translated sequence MDDHTRDPTVGPPARGDPAGWRDDGRWEHATLRRATEHGVRLYNSGEFHDSHDCFEDEWYNYGRGSIESKFLHGMVQVAAGAYKHFDFEDDDGMRSLFRTALQYLHGVPRDFYGVDVLDVRTVLTNALEDPAVLHGWRITLDGHEEAAGEADFAYAESLEH
- the sufB gene encoding Fe-S cluster assembly protein SufB; translation: MSSDQDHLKETDTEARFEFKKEEASAFKSEKGLTEETIRVISEDKDEPEWMLERRLRALRQFQEMPMPTDWPGQPDLSEVDIDEIVPYIRPDIDTRGGVDDWEDLPEDIKDTFDKLGIPEAEKNALSGVGAQYESEIVYQNMQERWEEKGVIFMDMDRAVQEHPEIVKEHFMTKCVPPSDNKFAALHGAIWSGGSFVYVPEDTTVNMPVQAYFRMNSEGMGQFEHTLIIAEENSEVHYIEGCSAPKYSSFNLHSGGVEVFVNEGAHVQYSTVQNWSKNTYNLNTKRAIAEKDATMEWVSGSMGSKATMLYPSTILKGPGATDNHITIAFAGEGQDIDTGAKVYHNAPNTKSTIESKSIAKDGGRTNYRGLVHISDGAENSSTSVECDALMFDNESTSDTMPYMEIEESKVDVAHEATVGKIGDEDVFYLQSRGLDDDDAKQMIVAGFIEPITEELPIEYAVELNRLIELEMEGSLG